A single window of Aquarana catesbeiana isolate 2022-GZ linkage group LG10, ASM4218655v1, whole genome shotgun sequence DNA harbors:
- the LOC141110530 gene encoding uncharacterized protein, whose protein sequence is MDPFHGMEVGAEVELNDGSLAIDDHISIKLENKRDLPLWQHLHYFDDSSSDESLDQQYVDSTSSVVKTLEIPSRIPEFRSQVVENKQMEKNRNVLSTSINLQPGAFCINGEQRDDHYFILSNGYSKNLQEQAFQLAPHFEALGIPCTEVMSDSGQLQPNSTEVYTETTLSYEEDPSLVNSEQNRTQCNKTINPLGRNYKCQRCGRQFSRLYNLDNHVCIEKAFRCPQQNSNNVETMNRLEKMCAEAQKELQSLQGQYKKEDVSTQPSSSEAQMWNQESLSESVIPATVPCDQHECESSIISTQEFHISCDDTSENVASQNVTTLKNIVVVDMADCSPTFPEANQEQDSAKQVEDIDPQLDQINSEWTHLNQHLTFQTNDENPYDTTNPTPEATNIYKCQECGQICNSSCSFTNHMHWHQTKKILSLVNAEPSLGGQESDGTTHHADTTPLSPQMGNCAKPTQTFTFEYCGKVFNSHVADATHTVWHLKKKGPVTVLSTQGANQETGQVSSFTTKTQKSDGACTSSADVLTCQYCGRVFNKLCAYTNHSRWHVKEKELRNKFNAESRRVLVDEERLKEGDPNNLLNQDNMTFDVDPNTGVTDVCLDDGNVQGYCRLVRQLSLDEQHNLPSCEQVVKSEDEEPSHPPLPMQMKTKPQTLPEVLESVLELVVGTEEVHEILLSKAGLVFRKAENFENDEEVEKDLHEISGMYLEPEENQISGTKLEPAENRIPGMKLEPAENSIPGMKLEPAENRISGMKLEPAENRIPGMKLEPAENRILGMKLEPGENRIPGMELEPTENQISGTELEPAENQVPGMELEPTKNQIPGMWLKPEKTQIPGRHLESEKKIYSPKILPSKIATQLLSRPRPPHRCRDCGIRFHQIWRLKQHRLKGFGKTCTLKKHQCDCGRTPIGSLHFLLHQLQHLSDTTFTCAVCNKSLCGYRQLQAHSLVHPLVSQFQCKCGSRFTKLPRYLWHSLKNKAKPKPKLQMGAGTEPSL, encoded by the exons ATGGATCCCTTTCATGGCATGGAGGTTGGTGCTGAGGTGGAACTCAATGATGGCTCCTTGGCTATAGATGATCACATCTCAATAAAACTG GAGAACAAACGGGACCTACCTCTGTGGCAGCACCTCCATTACTTTGACGACTCCAGCAGTGACGAGAGCCTAGACCAGCAGTATGTGGATTCCACATCATCGGTGGTCAAGACCCTGGAAATCCCTAGTCGTATTCCTGAATTTAGGAGCCAGGTTGTGGAAAATAAGCAAATGGAGAAGAATAGGAATGTATTATCCACCAGTATAAATCTACAACCGGGCGCTTTCTGTATAAATGGAGAACAGAGAGATGACCATTATTTTATTTTGAGCAATGGCTACAGCAAAAACCTCCAAGAACAGGCTTTCCAATTAGCACCTCATTTTGAAGCACTGGGGATCCCATGCACTGAGGTAATGTCAGACTCTGGTCAACTACAGCCCAATTCCACAGAGGTTTACACAGAAACCACTTTGTCCTATGAAGAAGATCCAAGCTTGGTAAACTCAGAACAGAACAGAACTCAGTGCAACAAGACAATCAATCCCCTAGGGAGAAACTACAAATGTCAGCGATGTGGGCGCCAGTTTTCACGTTTGTACAATCTGGATAACCACGTGTGCATTGAGAAGGCTTTTAGGTGTCCCCAGCAAAATAGCAATAACGTAGAGACCATGAATAGGTTGGAGAAGATGTGTGCTGAAGCCCAGAAAGAGCTCCAGAGTCTACAAGGACAATACAAGAAAGAAGATGTAAGCACTCAGCCCAGTTCCTCAGAAGCTCAAATGTGGAATCAGGAGTCGCTCTCGGAATCAGTCATTCCAGCAACAGTTCCCTGTGACCAACATGAGTGTGAATCAAGCATCATAAGCACTCAAGAGTTTCATATTTCATGCGATGATACTAGTGAAAATGTTGCTTCCCAAAACGTGACTACCCTTAAAAATATTGTTGTTGTTGATATGGCCGATTGTAGTCCAACATTCCCTGAAGCAAACCAGGAACAAGACTCAGCAAAACAAGTGGAAGATATCGATCCCCAGCTAGATCAAATTAATAGTGAATGGACTCATTTGAATCAACATTTGACTTTCCAAACCAACGATGAGAACCCATACGATACCACCAATCCCACTCCTGAAGCTACAAACATTTACAAATGTCAGGAGTGTGGTCAAATTTGCAATTCGAGTTGTTCATTTACGAACCACATGCACTGGCATCAAACCAAAAAGATATTATCTTTGGTGAATGCAGAGCCATCACTGGGAGGCCAAGAATCAGATGGGACTACCCACCATGCTGATACAACCCCTCTAAGTCCTCAAATGGGCAACTGTGCCAAACCAACTCAAACGTTCACCTTTGAATATTGTGGTAAAGTATTTAATAGTCACGTTGCTGATGCCACTCACACAGTCTGGCATTTGAAAAAGAAGGGGCCTGTGACTGTTCTTTCAACTCAAGGGGCCAATCAAGAAACAGGACAGGTTTCATCGTTCACTACCAAAACGCAGAAAAGTGACGGGGCATGTACTAGTTCTGCGGACGTTTTAACTTGCCAGTATTGTGGAAGGGTCTTCAACAAGCTATGTGCCTACACCAATCACAGTCGTTGGCACGTGAAAGAAAAGGAGTTGAGAAACAAATTTAATGCTGAATCCAGACGGGTCCTCGTGGATGAAGAACGCTTGAAGGAAGGTGACCCCAACAACTTGTTGAATCAGGACAACATGACTTTTGATGTAGACCCCAACACAGGGGTGACTGATGTCTGCCTGGATGATGGTAATGTTCAAGGTTACTGCAGGCTGGTTAGGCAACTAAGCTTGGATGAGCAACACAACCTACCTTCATGTGAGCAAGTTGTCAAGAGTGAAGATGAAGAACCTAGTCACCCTCCGCTACCTATGCAGATGAAAACTAAACCGCAAACGCTACCTGAGGTTCTGGAATCTGTTCTTGAGCTTGTAGTAGGGACAGAAGAAGTACATGAGATCCTACTAAGCAAGGCGGGCCTTGTGTTTAGAAAAGCCGAAAATTTCGAGAATGATGAAGAAGTAGAGAAGGATCTGCATGAAATCTCTGGAATGTATTTGGAACCAGAAGAGAACCAGATCTCTGGAACAAAGTTGGAACCAGCAGAGAACAGGATCCCTGGAATGAAGTTGGAACCAGCAGAGAACAGCATCCCTGGAATGAAATTGGAACCAGCAGAGAACAGGATCTCTGGAATGAAGTTGGAACCAGCAGAGAACAGGATCCCTGGAATGAAGTTGGAACCAGCAGAGAACAGGATCCTTGGAATGAAGTTGGAACCAGGAGAGAACAGGATCCCTGGAATGGAGTTGGAACCAACAGAGAACCAGATCTCTGGAACCGAGTTGGAACCAGCAGAGAATCAGGTCCCCGGAATGGAGTTAGAACCTACAAAGAACCAGATTCCTGGAATGTGGCTGAAACCAGAAAAGACACAAATCCCTGGAAGGCATTTGGAATCAGAAAAGAAAATCTATTCTCCCAAAATTTTGCCATCCAAAATAGCGACACAGCTTTTAAGCAGACCTAGACCTCCCCACAGATGTCGCGATTGTGGAATCCGCTTCCATCAGATCTGGCGATTAAAGCAGCATCGACTTAAAGGGTTTGGAAAGACGTGCACTTTAAAGAAGCACCAGTGTGATTGCGGGCGAACTCCAATTGGTTCTCTACACTTCCTGCTTCACCAGCTGCAACATCTGAGTGACACTACCTTTACCTGTGCCGTGTGCAACAAGTCGCTGTGCGGTTATCGCCAGCTCCAAGCCCACAGCTTGGTTCACCCATTGGTATCGCAGTTCCAATGCAAATGTGGAAGCCGGTTCACAAAGCTGCCCAGATATCTCTGGCATTCCCTAAAAAACAAGGCAAAGCCTAAACCAAAGCTGCAAATGGGAGCTGGTACTGAACCATCGTTATAG